The genome window ttattattaatgtaCTGACACAATGTTGTACAGCAAATCTCTagaccttattcatcttgctCACTGAACCTTCATGTCTGTTGATTAATAACTCCCCTTTCCTCCCTAGCCTCTGGTAATCGGCATTAAAGCATTtgactttgttaaaaaaaaaaaaaaaaagctatctcAACTGCCAAATACGCCTTCTGTTCCCATTCACTCTCATGTCTTCTTCCCACTGAACTTTCTGGAATGTGACATCTTTGTAGAATTGAATGGAACTGTGTCACTTCCTCCCTGCAACGGGTCTAAGATGTCACATTCCTATTTTAGGAGATTACATTCCAGGcaacacagatgaagaaacagcaaGGTGGCTGTAGGTGAAGGTCAGATCTGTTTTAGATTGCTGTCCTGTCCCTCAATCCCTCATCCACTAGGGATTCTGGTCAGATCTCTTGACTTTGAAATAAGGAGAAATCCTTCTACCTCATAAAGGCAGGTATTTGATATCTCCTTACCTTACCCCAGGAAGGATTTACAAAGGTTGAAATGGGAGTAAGCAATAGGCCTGCTGTGAGGACAGAAGGTCGTGCACGTGTAGCTGGCTGGTGCCTGGCACATCTGAAGAGCTCAACAAGTGGCAGCTGCTGCTAGAGAGCAAATCCAGTATACATTCCAGAAGTCACCATAAGCACCATCAGCCATTCGATTTTGAGTCCACATGACAAAAGCAAGCCGACTGCTTGGAAGCACAAGGATTCTGGAAAACAACTGTGGCTGTTTACTGAGtgcttcctctgtgccaggcagtgtgaTAAGTGCTTCCATATAACATTTCTGTCCTGATAACAAGCTTGTGAGGTAGCTATTACCATCTCATTTTACCAAGGAGGAATGAGAATGGGGGTTCAGAGAGGTTACATGTCTTGGCCAAGGTCACGTGGGAAGAACTGGGATGTGAAGTCAGACACAGGAATCTTACTGGTGGAACCTCACTAGAAGGACATCAATAAGGACATGAACAAAGTCCTCAACAACATCTCTCCCTACAGTGTGCACAAAGGACAGTTTCCTGTTTCTTCTAGCAGCCCTGAAACTATTCATCAATGTGCAATTGCAGTAAAATCATCTGGCGCCTTAGATCTAGGTAGGGATGGGGTGGTGATGGAAAGGGGAAGACAATTTGTTAGAATCCAGGTCCACAGCTCTCACGTGGTCTATCTTTATCCAGAGGTAAATTTCAGTTTATGGATTAACTTCAAGCACActactaaatatatttattacatttccTGTCTGCTTCCCTGCTGAGTGCAAGCTCCACAAATGCAAGGACTCTTCTCTGCCTTGTCCAGGCTGCATCTCAAGTTcctacaacagtgcctggcacatagcagcagctaaatatttgtttaatgaatggaTCAGATTAACAAAAATATAGTCTGCCACTATCGAGCTTTGGAAAAGAAGTGAGAATGAGAACTCTCTTACACTGCTAATGAGGGTGCAAACTTATACAGTCTCTTTGAAAGCAATTTGGCCATGGCCAATAAAATTGAAATgtacccagtaattctacttctactTCTAGTTATATACACCCTACAGAAATTCTAGCATAGGTGTCAAAGGAGACATCTAAAGTTCTTCACTACAGCAATGATTGTAGTAGCACAAAACTATAAGTAATTTAAATGTCCATCACTggaggaatggataaataagtggATTCATAAAACAGACTACTATAAGCTAGTATGAGAATGAGGATAAACTAGATTCTTGTGTTAACATGAGTAGTTCTAAAACACATAAtgtaagcaaaatgaaaataagacatAGAACTGTattaatgtaaaatttttaagcaaaagaaCATTGCATGCTTTCCAAGGATACCTATTAATACACTTGAGTATCAAAGTATAAAAAATAACTGTTGCCCATAGGGAGGGCAAAAAAGGTATAAAACAGGGAATGGACAAAGGAGACTTCATATtgatatgtaatttatatttatcttatttaaagaaaactccaggcaACTACGACAAAATGTTAACCACTACCAATCTGGGGTGCTGAGTACCCAGGTGTTTGTTAAAACAGtctatttatctgtatttttaaatttctcaaaaaaaagtaaatgaacaaaacaaatagagGGAAAAGAGTACAGCAAGCTTTTTCCTGATactaaatagtaaaataaaatacagctgATTGAACAGCACAGGTTTGAACTATGCAGGTCCACTTACGtacagatatttttcaataaatgtattagaaattTTTGGGGGATTTATGACAATttggataaatttttttttctatcttactttattataagaaggcagtatgtaatatatatacaaagtatgtgttaatcaactgttacCAGGAAGGCTTAtggtcaacagtaagctattagcAGCTAAGTTCTGGGAAGGTCAAAAGTTATACAGATGTTCGAGTGGGGTAGGGAAGGGGTCATACCCCTAcggcccccacattgttcaagggcaCTCATAGCTGGATGTAGTTCAACACAGGCCATGTAAACAGTTTCAGCTTTTAATTCTCAGGCTGATTGTTGACTGAATGAAGGGATACAGTGGCGGGCGCAGAGCTTGGGCCTCTACTTCCTGGTTATAAGCACCTCCTCTCCAGGCCAAATTCAGAACATGTGCTGGGGGTGTCTGACGCTTGCTCTCCCTCACCCTGACCCCACCCCTACATGTCTCTTCACCTTCTCCTCTTCCTACCCAAAGGCCCCTATCACAAAAGCTCTGGGCTAGGAGTCATCTAGAGACCTGGTACGCCAGGGCCTTGCCATGAGACGCTAACTTGCCATGAGACTGCGTTGCCACCACCCCGTTTGTGACCTCAGAGAGCTCGTTTCTACACCTGGCTGCACACCTGTGCTGCCTGGCAGCAGAGCGCTCCCTATCCCAGTTCTCTACTATTTCTGTTCCAGCATCATCTCCAGCAGACTACACGTATACATGCCCCTCCTTGATCTCACCTCTGCTCTTTGTCTCTGCTTCAGCTCCTGCTGGGCTGATTTCTGCTTGGCCTTCTCAACTCTGCTGACAGGTTCTTTAACTTTGGATTTTTCTTTCCGAGCAGGTGGATCCATGACTCGGCTTCTGAATACTTCTTAGCTCTGACCTGGATGGCACAGAAAGAGGCtgatcttaaaaaaacaaaaagggggtgggggtgggggcagagaaagaaaggaaagttaggaaagaaagaaaaagaactgccAGTCA of Manis javanica isolate MJ-LG chromosome 4, MJ_LKY, whole genome shotgun sequence contains these proteins:
- the SVBP gene encoding small vasohibin-binding protein, whose product is MDPPARKEKSKVKEPVSRVEKAKQKSAQQELKQRQRAEIYALNRVMTELEQQQFDEFCKQMQPPGE